In one Trichlorobacter lovleyi SZ genomic region, the following are encoded:
- a CDS encoding diguanylate cyclase, which translates to MTPGSSVDRQLSQRTGQHWLALIVALALIGSIIAYNLATMRHRTISQENQRLMTQARVIGQNIQRQLEATSRALKGVISDLPGLQGSQNLAQANKRLSVLADAMPGIRTLFFTDTKGNILAANRPELIGRNVAGRQYFSEPQQHPNPDTLYISPPFKSVLNAYVFDITRMIPGPDGRFAGIVTAGVDPDYFEVILQSTLYAPDMWNTINHGDGIRFMTMPYREGQAGKNLAVPGSLFTRHKESGQPENIFTDTAYATGEYRKVALLTLQPKELQMDKPLVVIISRNPDAIMKNWKNEAIFQGLLFLMTCIGSSAALSLLHRRQALFEQKAQRAEAMVQIRYQLLEYATMHTVDELLQYALDEVCRISDSPVGFYHFVDPDQQALTLQAWSTRTLQEFCKAEGHGMHYGVDQAGVWAECVQTRAPAIHNDYAALPNKKGLPPGHAPVIRELVVPVIRDERIVAVLGVGNKGNNYTTRDAEEVAYLADVTWEIIDSRRAQQELKHANELLATEARIDFLTGIYNRRMFDGLLVAETARACRYNSPLSLIMLDLDHFKQINDTQGHAAGDHVLQKVAELISGRIRSHDIFSRWGGEEFVILTPKNDTAQAAVLAEILRDMIEQYDFGNGLRLTCSFGVTRHICGEPAEVFIERADTALYQAKHNGRNRVETA; encoded by the coding sequence ATGACGCCGGGCAGCAGCGTGGATAGGCAGCTCAGCCAACGAACCGGCCAGCACTGGCTTGCGCTGATCGTCGCCCTGGCCCTGATCGGCAGTATCATCGCCTACAACCTGGCCACCATGCGCCATCGGACCATCAGCCAGGAAAACCAGCGGCTGATGACCCAGGCCAGGGTAATCGGTCAGAATATCCAGCGTCAGCTTGAAGCAACCAGCCGGGCCCTGAAAGGGGTGATCAGCGATCTGCCCGGATTGCAGGGCTCCCAAAACCTGGCCCAGGCCAACAAGCGCCTGAGTGTGCTGGCCGATGCCATGCCCGGTATACGCACCCTGTTTTTTACTGATACCAAGGGAAACATTCTGGCTGCCAACCGCCCGGAACTGATCGGACGCAATGTTGCCGGCCGGCAGTATTTCAGTGAGCCGCAGCAGCACCCCAATCCCGATACGCTCTACATCTCGCCCCCCTTCAAATCGGTGCTGAACGCCTATGTTTTCGACATTACCAGAATGATACCCGGACCGGATGGCCGTTTTGCCGGGATTGTCACCGCCGGGGTCGACCCCGACTACTTCGAGGTGATCCTGCAGTCAACCCTCTATGCCCCGGATATGTGGAACACCATCAACCACGGTGATGGCATCCGTTTCATGACCATGCCGTACCGTGAAGGGCAGGCCGGCAAAAACCTGGCCGTACCCGGTTCCCTGTTTACCCGCCACAAAGAGAGCGGCCAACCGGAAAATATCTTTACCGACACCGCCTATGCCACCGGCGAATACCGCAAGGTGGCCCTCTTGACCCTGCAGCCAAAAGAACTGCAGATGGACAAACCGCTGGTGGTGATCATCAGCCGCAACCCGGACGCAATCATGAAGAACTGGAAGAATGAGGCGATCTTCCAGGGGCTGCTGTTTCTAATGACCTGCATCGGCAGTTCAGCCGCTCTGTCCCTGCTGCACCGGCGTCAGGCGTTGTTTGAGCAGAAGGCCCAACGGGCAGAGGCGATGGTACAGATCCGCTACCAGCTGCTGGAATATGCCACCATGCATACTGTTGATGAACTGCTGCAGTACGCCCTGGATGAGGTTTGCCGGATCAGTGACAGCCCGGTGGGATTCTATCACTTTGTTGACCCGGACCAGCAGGCCCTGACCCTGCAGGCCTGGTCCACCCGCACCCTGCAGGAGTTCTGCAAGGCTGAAGGACACGGCATGCACTACGGCGTTGACCAGGCCGGTGTCTGGGCCGAGTGCGTCCAGACCCGCGCCCCGGCAATTCACAACGACTATGCCGCTCTGCCCAACAAAAAGGGACTGCCCCCCGGCCATGCGCCGGTCATCCGGGAGCTGGTGGTACCGGTGATCCGGGATGAACGGATTGTGGCGGTGCTGGGGGTGGGCAACAAGGGCAATAATTACACCACCAGAGATGCCGAAGAGGTCGCCTACCTGGCTGACGTGACCTGGGAGATCATCGACAGCCGCCGGGCCCAGCAGGAATTGAAACATGCCAACGAACTGCTGGCAACCGAGGCCCGGATCGATTTTCTGACCGGCATTTACAACCGCCGGATGTTTGACGGTCTGCTGGTGGCCGAGACCGCCCGTGCCTGCCGCTATAACTCTCCCTTGTCGCTGATCATGCTGGATCTCGATCACTTCAAGCAGATCAACGACACCCAGGGGCATGCCGCCGGGGACCATGTGCTGCAGAAGGTTGCCGAACTGATTTCCGGCAGGATCAGGAGCCACGACATCTTCAGCCGCTGGGGCGGCGAAGAGTTTGTGATCCTGACCCCCAAAAACGACACAGCCCAGGCTGCGGTGCTGGCTGAGATCCTGCGGGACATGATCGAGCAGTATGACTTCGGCAACGGCCTGCGGCTCACCTGCAGCTTCGGGGTTACCCGGCACATCTGCGGAGAACCGGCAGAGGTCTTTATCGAACGCGCCGATACCGCGCTCTACCAGGCCAAACATAACGGCCGCAACCGGGTGGAAACGGCCTAA
- a CDS encoding diguanylate cyclase has protein sequence MYKYSNKIDALTAILKRLDTGEKLTPELLAGDFHVGVRTIYRYLNHLQAAGYPIYFDKADRSYRFLNNFRLNQLKSGGGDEAFSLHPINQMNGVAIATFRTSGECIHKNTAMTRLTGCASWNCCSGNFRQLDWWQDSGLLAMADEAIETGREVCRDITLTVNKRERWIQAHMTLVKQEKTAYLVFLAQDLSPRMHKEIQVARFFAAMNQSPNLILVTDTRGTIEYVSERVEELTGYTAEELIGANPRILKSGQTPPEVYQNLWSTISRGYAWSGELYNRKKNGDYYWQHLLIAPIRNHHNGISRYVAVIEDISRQKLLEEEIYAYAVSDRVTGLYNRKILLELGNRDITAAQRYGRAMTLLIVDIDQFKEINDQFGYPAGNQFMQQLAALCRASLRTTDLIGRTGKDSFGILLAESALADALLVAERIREKAAQIRITTAEGELACTVSVGGVALNNRHQTMEQLVIECEGLLQGSQSQRTVNQCIGFA, from the coding sequence ATGTACAAATACAGCAACAAGATCGATGCACTGACCGCCATATTAAAAAGACTGGATACCGGGGAAAAGCTGACGCCGGAGCTGCTGGCCGGGGATTTCCATGTCGGGGTGCGCACCATCTACCGCTACCTGAACCATCTCCAGGCCGCCGGCTATCCGATCTACTTTGACAAGGCCGACAGGAGCTACCGTTTCCTGAACAACTTCAGGCTGAACCAGCTCAAGTCAGGCGGCGGCGACGAGGCGTTCAGCCTGCACCCGATCAACCAGATGAACGGCGTGGCCATTGCCACCTTCCGTACCAGCGGTGAATGTATCCATAAGAATACGGCCATGACCCGCCTGACAGGGTGCGCCAGCTGGAACTGCTGCAGCGGTAATTTCCGGCAGCTGGACTGGTGGCAGGATTCAGGCCTGCTTGCCATGGCCGATGAGGCGATTGAGACGGGACGGGAAGTCTGCCGTGACATTACGCTGACCGTCAACAAACGGGAACGCTGGATCCAGGCCCACATGACCCTGGTGAAACAGGAGAAGACCGCCTATCTGGTGTTCCTGGCCCAGGATCTCTCGCCCCGCATGCACAAGGAGATCCAGGTCGCCCGCTTCTTTGCCGCCATGAATCAGTCACCCAACCTGATTCTGGTTACCGATACCCGGGGCACGATTGAATATGTCAGCGAACGGGTGGAAGAGCTGACCGGCTATACCGCCGAGGAACTGATCGGCGCCAATCCCCGCATCCTCAAGTCGGGTCAGACCCCGCCCGAGGTGTATCAGAACCTCTGGAGCACCATCAGCCGCGGCTATGCCTGGAGCGGTGAGCTGTACAACCGCAAGAAAAACGGCGACTACTACTGGCAGCACCTCCTCATTGCACCGATCCGTAATCATCACAACGGCATCTCCCGTTATGTGGCGGTGATCGAGGATATCTCCCGCCAGAAGCTGCTGGAGGAGGAGATCTACGCCTATGCCGTCAGCGACCGGGTCACCGGCCTCTACAACCGCAAGATACTGCTTGAACTGGGGAACCGCGACATCACGGCGGCACAGCGCTACGGCCGTGCCATGACCCTTCTGATCGTGGATATCGATCAGTTCAAGGAGATTAACGATCAGTTCGGCTACCCGGCCGGCAACCAGTTCATGCAGCAACTGGCGGCCCTCTGCCGCGCATCGCTACGGACCACCGACCTGATCGGCCGGACCGGCAAGGACTCCTTCGGCATTCTGCTGGCTGAATCCGCGCTTGCCGACGCCCTGCTGGTTGCCGAGCGGATCCGGGAGAAAGCGGCACAGATCAGGATTACGACGGCTGAAGGGGAGTTGGCCTGCACCGTCAGCGTCGGCGGCGTAGCACTGAACAACCGGCATCAGACCATGGAACAACTGGTGATCGAGTGCGAAGGGTTGCTGCAGGGCAGCCAGTCGCAGCGGACCGTTAACCAGTGCATCGGTTTTGCATGA
- a CDS encoding phosphatidylserine decarboxylase, whose amino-acid sequence MLQHQYIERDSGAVVTEQLLGDRMVQLLYHQVRENSSGLFRLLTSSWSSQLLGAVNFDRPLLNRQGFAARCGIDLEECLDPPHTLDTARKVFERRIRYEQCRPLPDEPAAVVSPADARVIVGSLQETDLFFLKDKFFSFEELIGPERSFWRHRFANGDFALFRLTPDKYHYNHTPVAGKVVDFYSIDGAYHCCNPAAVVSMVTPYSKNKRVVTLIDTDVAGGSRVGLVAMVEVVALMIGDIVQAYSDQGYDDPRQVRVGMFLKKGQPKSLYRPGSSTDILFFQPGRVRFAADLLENQLRSGVVSRFTQGFEKPLVETDIKVRSLLALNN is encoded by the coding sequence ATGCTGCAGCACCAGTATATCGAGCGGGATAGCGGTGCAGTCGTAACCGAACAGCTGCTGGGTGACCGGATGGTGCAGCTGCTCTACCATCAGGTCAGGGAAAACAGCAGCGGACTGTTTCGACTCTTGACCAGCAGCTGGTCATCACAGCTGCTGGGGGCGGTCAATTTTGATCGTCCCCTGCTGAACCGGCAGGGCTTTGCAGCCCGCTGCGGCATTGATCTGGAAGAATGCCTTGATCCACCGCACACGCTGGATACGGCCCGCAAGGTCTTTGAACGCAGGATCAGGTATGAACAGTGCCGCCCGCTGCCGGATGAGCCGGCTGCAGTGGTCTCGCCGGCCGATGCCCGGGTGATCGTCGGTTCGCTGCAGGAGACGGACCTGTTCTTTCTGAAAGACAAGTTTTTCAGCTTTGAAGAGCTGATCGGGCCTGAACGCAGCTTCTGGCGTCATCGTTTTGCAAACGGTGATTTTGCCCTGTTTCGCCTGACCCCTGACAAGTATCACTACAACCATACCCCGGTGGCGGGCAAGGTGGTTGACTTCTACAGCATTGACGGTGCCTACCACTGCTGCAACCCTGCCGCCGTGGTCAGTATGGTCACCCCCTATTCCAAGAACAAGCGGGTGGTGACCCTGATCGATACCGATGTTGCAGGGGGCAGCCGGGTCGGGCTGGTGGCGATGGTGGAGGTGGTGGCCCTGATGATCGGCGATATCGTGCAGGCCTACAGCGACCAGGGCTACGATGACCCCCGTCAGGTCAGGGTCGGCATGTTTCTGAAAAAAGGACAGCCCAAGAGCCTCTACCGCCCCGGCAGCAGCACCGATATCCTGTTTTTTCAGCCCGGCAGGGTCCGCTTTGCCGCAGACCTGCTGGAGAATCAGCTGCGTAGCGGGGTAGTCAGCCGCTTTACGCAGGGGTTTGAAAAACCGCTGGTGGAGACCGACATCAAAGTGCGGTCGTTGCTGGCACTGAATAACTGA
- a CDS encoding glycosyltransferase: protein MKTYKADLHVHSSYSNKPTYWAMRKFNCPESYTSPRQLYQTALARGMHYVTITDHNAIGGALEIAHLPNTFISAEITTHFPENGCKAHLVVLHISEAQYAEIMVLRKNVYELVAYLNQERIAHFLAHPLYAQNDKLTIEIIEKSLLLFTTFEVQNGCRARRFNDVTARLAGALTPAIVERLAEQHRITPTGPTPWQKGMVGGSDDHGGLFIARAHTCSHRGEDLDAFLDAVRQGSTWAEGEHGGPLTMAHSLYGVAHSFYRERFGERRRSATPFVSALLDRFFNLGTDKGSFVEKIRLFVLKNLPEKRSSRELGFEELLDSEARQLLNDAPFLEGLKGADLNRKIFMVTSRLANRILYQYTNRFMSLSMQAGFFDYLNTAGTIGLVHLLISPYYLAFHHQHKGKELIREIAERLPEIPFSPAEEKIALFTDTLDEINGVAMTIRRLIRTAQERGISLTVITSGDDSQAAPAGVKQFQAVGDFVLPEYPELKLSFPPILDVLNYIEKEGITRIHISTPGTVGLLGLLIARLMNIPVAGTYHTDIPQYVRSLTNDEFLEQAAWSYMIWFYNQMEEVLVPSSGTREQLLSHGLPPEKMKPLPRWVDTEQFSPDKRVERFWLERGLSGRITLLYVGRVSREKGLDLLVESFCRLIDEGAELCLSVVGDGPYRGEMEQALAGYPVLFTGYLQGEELQQAYASADLFVFPSATDTFGNVVLEAQASGLPVIVSDAGGPCELMIGGETGMVFSAGSQDELTGAIRSMTANRLMLSLMGESARSFALAKAPHASDTYSTILQPGPRPDAGYSTFGESPCLQSCSC, encoded by the coding sequence ATGAAGACCTATAAAGCAGACCTGCATGTTCATTCCAGCTATTCCAACAAGCCTACCTACTGGGCCATGCGTAAATTCAACTGTCCGGAGAGCTACACCTCGCCCCGGCAGCTCTATCAGACTGCCCTGGCGCGGGGGATGCACTATGTCACCATCACCGACCACAACGCCATCGGGGGAGCGCTGGAGATCGCCCATCTGCCCAATACCTTCATCAGCGCCGAGATTACCACCCATTTTCCGGAGAACGGCTGCAAGGCCCATCTGGTGGTGCTGCATATCTCCGAGGCCCAGTATGCTGAGATCATGGTGCTGCGTAAAAATGTCTACGAGCTGGTCGCTTACCTCAATCAGGAACGGATCGCCCACTTTCTGGCCCATCCGCTCTATGCCCAGAACGACAAGCTGACCATCGAGATTATCGAAAAGAGTTTGCTGCTCTTCACTACCTTTGAGGTGCAGAACGGCTGCCGGGCCCGCCGCTTTAACGATGTTACCGCCCGGCTGGCCGGTGCGTTGACTCCGGCCATTGTTGAACGTCTGGCGGAACAGCACCGGATCACTCCGACAGGACCCACCCCCTGGCAGAAGGGGATGGTGGGCGGCTCCGATGACCACGGCGGCCTGTTCATTGCCCGGGCCCACACCTGCAGCCACCGGGGCGAGGATCTTGACGCCTTTCTTGACGCTGTCAGGCAGGGTAGTACCTGGGCGGAAGGGGAGCATGGCGGGCCGTTGACCATGGCCCACAGCCTCTATGGTGTGGCCCACAGCTTCTACCGCGAACGCTTCGGTGAGCGCAGGCGGAGCGCCACTCCATTTGTCAGCGCCCTGCTGGACCGTTTTTTCAATCTGGGCACGGACAAAGGCTCCTTTGTGGAAAAGATCAGGCTGTTCGTACTGAAAAACCTGCCGGAAAAACGTTCGAGCAGAGAACTTGGCTTTGAGGAGCTGCTGGACAGCGAGGCCCGGCAACTGCTTAATGATGCCCCCTTTCTGGAAGGGCTGAAAGGGGCCGACCTGAACCGGAAGATCTTCATGGTCACCAGCCGGTTGGCAAACCGGATTCTGTATCAGTACACCAACCGCTTCATGTCACTTTCGATGCAGGCAGGTTTTTTCGATTATCTCAACACGGCAGGCACCATCGGCCTGGTGCATCTGCTGATCTCTCCCTACTACCTGGCCTTTCACCACCAGCATAAAGGCAAGGAACTGATTCGCGAGATAGCGGAGCGGCTGCCGGAGATCCCGTTTTCGCCTGCAGAGGAGAAGATCGCCCTGTTTACCGACACCCTGGATGAGATCAACGGCGTGGCCATGACGATCCGGCGTCTGATCAGGACCGCCCAGGAACGGGGCATCAGCCTGACCGTGATCACCTCTGGCGATGACAGTCAGGCCGCACCCGCAGGGGTGAAACAGTTCCAGGCGGTGGGCGACTTTGTGCTGCCGGAATATCCTGAACTGAAACTGAGTTTTCCGCCTATTCTGGATGTGCTGAACTACATCGAGAAGGAAGGGATTACCCGCATCCATATCAGCACCCCCGGCACGGTCGGTCTGCTGGGGCTGCTGATAGCCCGGCTGATGAACATTCCGGTGGCCGGTACCTACCACACCGACATCCCGCAGTATGTCCGCAGCCTTACCAATGATGAATTTCTGGAGCAGGCGGCCTGGAGCTATATGATCTGGTTCTACAACCAGATGGAAGAGGTGCTGGTTCCTTCCAGCGGTACGCGGGAACAGTTGCTCTCCCACGGTCTGCCGCCGGAGAAGATGAAGCCGCTGCCGCGCTGGGTCGATACGGAACAGTTTTCGCCTGACAAACGGGTTGAGCGTTTCTGGCTTGAGCGTGGCCTCAGCGGCAGGATCACCCTGCTCTATGTGGGGCGGGTCTCACGGGAAAAGGGGCTGGATCTGCTGGTTGAGAGCTTTTGCAGGCTGATTGATGAAGGTGCGGAGCTCTGTCTGTCAGTGGTTGGCGACGGCCCCTACCGCGGGGAGATGGAGCAGGCCCTTGCCGGGTATCCGGTGTTGTTTACCGGCTACCTGCAGGGTGAAGAGCTGCAGCAGGCCTATGCCTCGGCAGACCTGTTTGTTTTCCCCAGCGCCACCGATACCTTCGGCAACGTGGTGCTGGAGGCCCAGGCATCAGGGCTGCCGGTGATCGTATCTGATGCCGGGGGGCCCTGTGAATTGATGATTGGCGGCGAGACCGGCATGGTGTTCAGCGCCGGTAGCCAGGATGAACTGACCGGCGCGATCCGCAGTATGACCGCCAATCGCCTGATGCTTTCCCTGATGGGAGAGAGCGCCCGGAGCTTTGCGCTGGCAAAGGCGCCACACGCATCAGATACCTACAGTACCATCCTGCAGCCCGGCCCCAGGCCGGATGCCGGTTATTCCACGTTTGGGGAGAGCCCATGTCTGCAGTCCTGTTCCTGCTGA
- a CDS encoding prolipoprotein diacylglyceryl transferase family protein produces the protein MSAVLFLLIATFLLAAYLWWGFRFLPAERWQIFATVPGRKNGPGSWQGINFTWYGLLTANAYLVAVAVLLVLLGSVGVPPLGTALLAAALLCCCVPASRLVARIVEKKAHTFTVGGAVFVGIIITPFLISLLNRLVGPQLGFQIPVMAAYAAIAIAYAFGEGLGRLACISFGCCYGKPVPQDSGLLNRLFNGRGFVFQGSTKKVAYAGDMEGVEVIPVQAITAVLYTVCGLLATALFLGAHNAAAFLLATTVTQGWRSFSETMRADYRGAGRISAYQVMGLVGLLYAFAMVWLLGGEVSAPAQLAAGLTSIWSPALILFLQGIWCVIFFYTGRSTVTGATLSFHLHHDRI, from the coding sequence ATGTCTGCAGTCCTGTTCCTGCTGATCGCAACATTCCTGCTTGCTGCCTACCTCTGGTGGGGCTTCCGCTTTTTACCGGCTGAACGCTGGCAGATCTTTGCAACCGTGCCGGGGCGTAAAAACGGGCCGGGAAGCTGGCAGGGAATCAACTTTACCTGGTACGGTCTTTTGACCGCCAACGCCTATCTGGTGGCGGTTGCCGTGCTGCTGGTGCTGCTGGGGTCGGTTGGGGTGCCGCCGCTGGGTACGGCCCTGCTGGCTGCAGCCCTGCTCTGCTGCTGCGTACCGGCCTCACGGCTGGTGGCGCGGATTGTGGAGAAAAAGGCCCACACCTTTACGGTTGGCGGTGCGGTCTTTGTGGGAATCATCATCACCCCGTTTCTGATCAGCCTGCTGAACCGGCTGGTTGGTCCGCAACTGGGCTTCCAGATCCCGGTCATGGCGGCCTATGCTGCCATTGCGATCGCCTATGCCTTTGGCGAAGGGCTGGGGCGGCTGGCCTGCATCAGCTTCGGCTGCTGCTACGGCAAGCCGGTTCCACAGGATAGTGGATTGCTGAACCGGCTTTTCAACGGTCGCGGATTTGTCTTTCAGGGCAGCACCAAGAAGGTTGCCTATGCAGGGGATATGGAGGGGGTTGAGGTCATTCCGGTCCAGGCCATAACAGCCGTGCTCTATACCGTTTGCGGCCTGCTGGCAACAGCACTGTTTCTTGGGGCTCACAATGCTGCTGCCTTCCTGTTGGCAACCACGGTTACCCAGGGCTGGCGTTCCTTTTCCGAGACCATGCGGGCCGACTACCGTGGAGCAGGCAGGATCTCTGCCTATCAGGTCATGGGGCTGGTGGGTCTGCTGTACGCCTTTGCCATGGTCTGGCTGCTGGGCGGGGAAGTAAGCGCGCCTGCTCAACTCGCTGCAGGGCTTACCAGTATCTGGAGTCCGGCCCTGATCCTGTTTCTGCAGGGGATCTGGTGTGTCATATTTTTTTACACCGGACGTAGTACCGTTACCGGGGCAACGCTCAGCTTTCATCTCCACCATGACCGGATCTGA
- a CDS encoding TIGR04442 family protein codes for MPTTTRHPNQLDTEEALALLKQLVLLDGPGSANLSRLQVMQLLCARKRALAAADHSFDTLLFELGKQLDEQIRDGAPLAIKKRFTLLTDYFHKLELASGHLNHLAFMGSYQLDVELLVELKHDMEWFEEIEAGLFSRLMVDDLLKSQLLDSFGRRRVKLLVDGLAQIQTVRTQKNDMKFFDLQAVQGIISRLQQLEKEERLFMLLAEIVAEQSRLNQAAMSTPQGREVIRRVTTIELRQRHGVEGDIPDELFQKAFELVKLEAIYSNAILPQVVRGNSALRQDFIKKSGLDLFYIEDLEDQYCRRNGIDPALIRELREQ; via the coding sequence ATGCCAACCACGACACGCCACCCCAACCAGCTTGATACAGAAGAAGCGCTGGCATTATTGAAACAACTGGTCCTGCTGGATGGGCCGGGTTCAGCCAACCTGTCGCGCCTGCAGGTGATGCAACTGCTCTGTGCCCGTAAACGTGCCCTTGCTGCTGCTGATCACTCCTTTGATACGCTGCTGTTTGAACTGGGCAAGCAGCTGGATGAACAGATCCGGGATGGCGCCCCTCTGGCAATCAAAAAACGCTTTACCCTGCTGACCGACTACTTTCACAAGCTGGAACTGGCCAGCGGCCACCTGAACCACCTGGCCTTCATGGGCAGTTACCAGCTGGATGTCGAGCTGCTGGTGGAACTGAAGCACGACATGGAGTGGTTTGAGGAGATCGAGGCCGGTCTGTTCAGCCGTCTGATGGTGGATGATCTGCTCAAGAGCCAGCTGCTGGACAGCTTCGGCCGCCGCCGGGTCAAGCTGCTGGTGGATGGCCTGGCGCAGATTCAGACCGTCAGGACCCAGAAAAACGACATGAAATTCTTTGATCTGCAGGCGGTGCAGGGGATTATCAGCCGTCTACAGCAGCTGGAAAAGGAAGAGCGGCTCTTCATGCTGCTGGCGGAGATCGTGGCGGAACAATCCAGGCTGAATCAGGCCGCCATGAGCACCCCCCAGGGGCGGGAGGTGATCCGGCGGGTTACCACCATTGAACTGCGCCAGCGCCACGGGGTGGAGGGTGATATACCGGATGAGCTGTTTCAGAAGGCCTTTGAACTGGTCAAACTGGAGGCGATCTATTCCAATGCCATCCTGCCGCAGGTGGTACGGGGCAATAGCGCCCTGCGGCAGGATTTCATCAAAAAATCAGGGCTGGATCTGTTCTACATTGAAGATTTAGAAGATCAGTACTGCAGGCGTAACGGCATTGATCCTGCGTTGATACGGGAGCTGCGGGAACAATAG
- a CDS encoding type II toxin-antitoxin system RelE/ParE family toxin: protein MIVSFHDSETSKVWEGQFSRKLPHDIQQVARRKLRMLNNAGRVDDLRIPPQNRLEKLSGDREGQWSIRINDQWRVCFLWNEGTASRVEICDYH from the coding sequence ATGATTGTTTCATTTCATGACAGTGAAACCAGTAAAGTCTGGGAAGGTCAGTTCTCCCGCAAGCTGCCCCATGATATTCAGCAGGTGGCACGGCGTAAGTTGAGGATGCTTAACAACGCTGGTCGGGTGGATGATCTACGCATCCCTCCGCAAAACAGGCTTGAGAAGCTTTCTGGTGATCGTGAAGGACAGTGGAGTATTCGGATCAACGACCAATGGCGAGTCTGCTTCCTCTGGAATGAAGGAACGGCATCGCGTGTTGAGATATGTGATTATCACTGA
- a CDS encoding HigA family addiction module antitoxin — protein MAQLANVHPGEVLKEEFLVPMGISQYRLAKEIGVTESRISAICQGKRAVGADTAARLARFFGTTAAFWLGLQADYDTEEVERNLSAELEKIHPWKMAA, from the coding sequence ATGGCACAACTAGCAAACGTACATCCTGGGGAAGTCTTGAAAGAGGAATTTCTGGTACCTATGGGGATCAGCCAGTACCGGCTTGCCAAAGAGATCGGGGTGACGGAATCCAGAATATCGGCCATTTGCCAAGGCAAACGGGCAGTCGGGGCGGATACTGCTGCCCGTCTTGCCCGTTTCTTTGGAACCACTGCCGCCTTCTGGCTTGGCCTTCAGGCTGATTATGATACAGAAGAGGTGGAGCGCAACCTGTCTGCCGAACTTGAAAAGATTCATCCCTGGAAGATGGCGGCGTAA
- a CDS encoding FRG domain-containing protein, with the protein MLATITVHSWDELQQALFADSWNEDLGRYRSRFAFRGLSDVSYRLETTLMRLGGPYAELEHHLLRNFKKYAHQRVVERDSIWHWLSVAQHYGLPTRLLDWTYSPFIAMHFATANIEKSDIDGVVWAVNYVKAHQLLPDVLRHKLEQEGANVLTVEMLTEVISSLSELDGIARDDVALFFEPPSIDDRIVNQFAFCSVMTSPGMALDSWLANHPETGRKIIIPAALKWEIRDKLDQANITERVLFPGLDGLSRWLKRHYSPR; encoded by the coding sequence ATGCTCGCAACCATCACCGTCCACTCCTGGGATGAACTGCAGCAGGCCCTGTTTGCCGATTCGTGGAACGAGGATCTGGGGCGCTACCGCTCACGTTTCGCCTTCAGGGGGCTGTCCGATGTCAGCTACCGCCTTGAGACCACCCTGATGCGGCTGGGCGGCCCCTATGCCGAGCTGGAACACCACCTGTTGCGCAACTTCAAGAAATACGCCCATCAGCGGGTGGTGGAGCGGGACTCGATCTGGCACTGGCTCTCGGTGGCCCAGCACTACGGCCTGCCGACCCGTCTGCTGGACTGGACCTACTCTCCCTTTATCGCCATGCACTTTGCCACGGCCAACATTGAGAAGAGCGATATAGACGGGGTGGTCTGGGCCGTGAATTACGTCAAGGCCCACCAGTTATTACCTGACGTATTGCGTCACAAACTTGAGCAGGAAGGCGCGAATGTACTGACCGTAGAGATGTTGACGGAAGTGATCAGCTCATTGTCCGAGCTGGATGGCATTGCCCGGGATGACGTTGCCCTGTTTTTCGAGCCGCCCTCCATTGATGACCGGATCGTCAACCAGTTTGCCTTCTGCTCGGTCATGACCTCCCCCGGCATGGCGCTGGACAGCTGGCTGGCCAACCATCCTGAAACCGGCCGCAAGATCATCATACCGGCTGCCTTAAAATGGGAGATCCGCGACAAACTTGACCAGGCCAACATCACCGAACGGGTGCTGTTTCCCGGCCTGGATGGTTTAAGCCGCTGGCTGAAACGACACTACAGTCCTCGCTGA
- a CDS encoding methylglyoxal synthase: MPSYNIIEMGSRKRIALVAHDNKKRDLIEWARYNRAILVEHDLYATGTTGALLAESLDLQVTRLQSGPLGGDQQIGAMISQGEIDFVIFFWDPLEPQPHDPDVKALLRIAVVWNIPVACNRSTADFLISSSLMHDPYERLMQDYEEYKQRLKNKA; encoded by the coding sequence ATGCCTTCTTACAACATCATCGAGATGGGGTCACGCAAACGGATCGCCCTGGTGGCCCATGACAACAAAAAACGGGATCTGATCGAATGGGCCCGTTACAACCGCGCCATCCTGGTGGAACATGACCTGTACGCCACCGGCACCACCGGGGCGCTGCTGGCGGAATCGCTTGACCTGCAGGTAACCCGGCTGCAGAGCGGGCCGCTGGGGGGTGACCAGCAGATCGGCGCCATGATATCCCAGGGGGAGATCGACTTCGTGATCTTCTTCTGGGACCCGCTGGAGCCGCAGCCCCACGACCCGGACGTCAAGGCGCTGCTGCGGATAGCGGTGGTCTGGAATATTCCGGTGGCCTGCAACCGCTCCACCGCCGACTTCCTGATCTCCTCCTCACTGATGCACGACCCCTATGAACGTCTGATGCAGGACTATGAGGAGTACAAGCAACGTCTGAAGAACAAGGCCTGA